Within the Ananas comosus cultivar F153 linkage group 25, ASM154086v1, whole genome shotgun sequence genome, the region AACCCCGCGTCGATGTCGGTGTCATTGTAGATGTGGTCACGGAACGAGACACATCGGGCTAGGCCGATAGTGTGGGCACCTGCAATGGATTTGattttgttaattattaatCAATAATTAAGTAGAGATTGATTAAGTTTAGGGAACTTAGTAATTAGTTAAGTACCTGAGAGAGCAACCATGTCTTTGACACTAAGGCCCTGTCGAGCGAAGATAGAGACGAGTGCGTCGAGGTCGTTGGTAGCGTTCGGGAGGTTGGCCCGAGCCAAGTCTTTGTTGGCCGTCGTCGAGTCTCGTCTTCCTAGCTTAACCGTCCATGTCGGACCGCCAACCTGTTACAACATTTATGTATCAATCATCAAGTTTAAGTCGTGATTATAAGCTCGCGCATTTTGATTTTATCGTCTGTTTGGCCTAACTTCTAAAATAACTTTATCATCTCTTTTTAAATAGTACTTCATAGAATCTTCAGTCGGGTGATTGAACAAGTACTCGTGAAAAATACATGCTAGCTAGCTAGCACTTACATATTCAGAAGAGTCTCGTGCGACGACTGCGAGGATGTCTGCGCACGACACGACCCCCGGGCACACCTCCTCGACCGCAGACTTCACGCTGTCGATCACTTCGAAGCCCCTCAGCGACTTGAAACTCTGGAACGCATTCTTCTCGCTCACGATGTTCGGAGCATCGTCGAGCAGAAGCGACGCATCGCATCCCTAAAACCACACATGCATCATTTCAAACTCATTAGAAATCGACCACAATTTTTCCTTCTAaaatagtgtatatatatttcgacGCGCGGCTGTAATACTACTTACTTGGACGAAGCAGTCGTGGAAGTGGAGGCGGATGAGCGAGGCCGCCATGCGGCGCTCCTTGGCGATCGCGGCGCGAACGGCGGCGCGGATCGTCGAGAGAGCTTGTGGGCATGCGTAGTCATAGTAGTTTGGTGTAAGTTGTGCTTCACAAGAGAAAGTGGAGAGCAGCAGCAATAGAACAGTGGCAGCAAAACATGTGGTAATGTGGAAACTACAACCCTTAGAACTCATTTTTTTAGGGTTCTTTGAGTCTCCAAATATGtgtataagagagagagaaatagagagagagagagagagaggtgtttgtAAATGTGAGGATCAGTACTGTGAGAAGGTGTTGCAGTAGAGGATTGAGTGGAGAAGGAAACACAAATAGCAAATTTATAGAGTGCACAAAATGTTCAACAAGAAACTTTCAATAGGACAAATTAATTAAGGTTTGTCCCGGTCTCtaccaaacaaaaatttatttatttgtctcAGTCCTGAGAAATTATTGGTCGCACGCGGTTTATCTTTACGTCTCATGCGCCACTTTCAAATATTTACTAcgtgatattttaaaatcaaattttaattcgagAAATGTGATTGATCATCATATATATCTACTGACCTATCAGATAGTCGCAAAAAATTGATAgcatatagaatttttttttttttttttttttttgagagatagattacacgctactcgctttgtttatttcatttaaaaataaatttagctagaaatgtggaTCAACTAGGAATCTAGGATTTGATTGCATAAGAACTATATATCTATAGTTGTACGTTTTGATTGTATAAGAACtatttctaataaattaaactaaatttgAGATCTCTGAAATAGAATTTTAAATGTGTAGATGTACAAATGCACGGAGAGCAACCAATAATTTCTCTTGCTGGTCTGATAGcgatatgaattttaaaaatcaggtTGAACAGCAACTCGAAAATATTACTGGGTTATTGGTTCAACCACACTGATGGAACcaataacatcaaaatatttattttttttttaattttattatatatatagaattagactactatactatttatagtaccggagctccgatactatagtgttgttttcgatcttagggtgctcaaattaacaattcataccgttaaatatgatctagggtatatcaagttcttagaaataaaattttagttttttttcgatattgtttatttagtaaataaattatgtcaaaatggacggtggaaattgaataatctttaaaatttgagtataggattttaaaattcaagatcaagaatattaaccttaatctagataatttaaaatatttttttatcaaaatttgaagaaatctagattcttctacaccgttaaactccaaactcgccataatagccattaaaaattgacaattttgaaatggtttgatcataaagtaaactatatcgaaaaaatataaaattttatttctaaaaactttaaataccttagatcagttttaacggtgtggatcgttgatttaaacaccctaaaatcgaaaacgaaACTATAGTACCAAAGCCCCggtactatatatagtataggagactagctatatatatatatatatatatatatatatatatattattgttctaatatcaaactaaatacaaaatacaaattttcagactaaattaagtaaatgtaagttttcaagtttcacttttcataatagaaaataaaatcatcaaaacCAGTCATAAGTAAaactaataagaaaaaaaagataaaaatcaaaaaaaaattaagccaaTATATTCAGAAGTGGACCGATTCACTGGTTAAAAGAGAAAGAACTGTTTAAAACTTTGAAACTTCGAATGACGAATTGTAATTCAATAGAAGTTcagataatttgaaattttctttttttaaaaaaattagaagtgtTAGTTGGGAGCAAGaacatttctttttcaaattttagattttcagTAAAGATTAGTTCCAGTCTTTTTTTTGACGAGGCTCTTCATTTTGAATCACACAGCAGCTAATTGTTCAAATAGAGTCATGCACGTGCTGTAATGGCGTGTGGGAAGTGGTCTTTTATGTGACAGTTGcattatattactatatttcaagccaatcaacttttttttttaaaaaaaaagttattaatataaattattttttaaaaattatgatggaATGGATAAACATCAGGGCAGAATTTGATTCATTCGGGATATAGATGATGTTGTGCTTCTGATATATATCATGTGGATATATTTTATGTCAGCCGAAGGAAGAGAGAGAttgagaattatttatttcattttgttaCTTGAAAGGAAAAGGATAATTTATATTggatataaaaagaaagagaactACGTAAGAAGGCCAGAAAATTATACTCCGAGTATGTTTGTTCTACCAAAAGTGAAGAGGGGTGAACCAACCTTTTACcgtaaatacaaatttttgtTGTTGGATTTATCGTAACTTCACTTTCGATCTCTTCAATTTTTATCATGTTAACTTTTTACTGAATTAACAAATGAAATTGGAGGGACTGCAGTTCTACAAGTACACAAAGAAACAATGAAATGGCTGTGAATCTATCAATTCCTTATCCTTCCATGTTTACCTGACCTTCACTTGTACTGTTGTAGAGTCCCCAGATTTACCTGACCTTCACTTGTACAAATTCCGCATTTCTGCTGCTcatttcttttaaattattgtaacaAAATAAGATAAGCTTATTAAGTTAGAGAATTCAAGCCCATAATTACCTACCAGAtcttctctttatttcacatggcaatattaattaatatatttttatttttaataaaattcttttaaTCCAAATCACTCTGAGGTGTTACGACTAACTAATCAGACCTAATCCGACCCATTCTTAACCCAAACCTGGCTTTCCCGTTTACTAAAAGAACCGAATATGAGCCACAACTTGAGCTTGATTTGTTAAACTAGCCGAGTACAAAGCGGCATAACTCGCTCAAGCTTGGCTTAGAAATATCCTGACATTCCTATGAATATTTTGAAGTGTTAGTGCCTTGtatgttttctttgttttcttaaaCCTTAGTCAAGCTATATGCCACCTGTAATAATTAAGACTTGAGCCAACAATTCGAGGTCGAGCTTAGACTACGAAAACTTTCAGCTACAATTTGGTAaagagccgagctcgagcttgGCTCTTTACCAAATTTCCCACTCGAGCAAGGCTCAATTACACTTTcgtacatataataataataattggctATTTTCAAGATGTCACTACTTTCGGCATCTATTTTTTTACTCAACAAACGACTGCCTACCGCAGCGCATGAGTACAGTGTAACAAGGCTTTGGAAGAAATATTGCAGTAGGATTGATAGCCGCACTTACTAAACTTTCAGCTACATGATGGCAATCTAGctagaaaaaattagtattatctTTAAAAGACGAGACTCAAGCGCAGCTCAAGTTTTTCATcgtatacattcatttacactGGATTATTTTAACCTTTCTTCATCTATGTTGTCAAGTTCCTACTATTTTATGAATGAATAatagtttgctattttattctaaaaaaataattaggcaAATACATGTCCAAATTAACAtggaaaactctctctctctctatatatatataatagatctTGTGTGTTATTAGGAGAACGAAAGCCTCCGTgttcctgagccgttttcgataacgaagctttcaaatcgacaacCGATTCCGTTAGACGATCTACTGTATTTGAAGtgtctagaaaataaattttacgaatTTTCGATCATTTATCTAGCtatcaaaagggttcaaaataaacggctgaaaataaaaattttacaaaaaataataatataacactaaaattttcgattagaaatattaattttgaaccctttcgatcgctaggtaaatgatatcgaaaattcgcaaactttattttttgaatacttcaaatacaatagatcaaatctaacgaagccgatcgttgattcggaaactccattattgaaaacagcttaggagcacggaagactccatgcttctaatagcacataaggccttaggagcacggaggacTCCGTTCTCCTAATAGTATATAaggcctctatatatatattatataggaaAGAAAGAGGGCTCATACATATCCCAAAGAGAAACTTTTATTGAGTGCCAAGCTAAAGCCACAGAGAGAATTATCAACCTCAATGCAACAGAAAAAACAACCACTCGAATTAAATTACATCCGGGATATCTGAAGGGGAACCATAACTTCAGTACTCATCTCCTCCCTCAGAACAATCTGGAAGAGATCAGAGATACCGTGGAGCAGCGAGAGCCGCCTTCGGCAGTCCTCCGCAGCCGCGATACCCGATGAGTAGGCCCCGTGAACAGACCCAGAATGATCGACACTGGCGGCCTCCCCGGCAAAGTACAAGTTGTCCACAGGGGCGCAAAACCTTTCATATAAGTCGGCTGGCTTTCCTACTAAGTCGCACGAATAGGACCCAAGCGAGTCTGGGTCCGTCCCCCAGCGCGAGAATAAGTATTGAATCTGCAATAAATCATCaacattttcaattttattaagGAGAACAGCTTCGCAGTAAAAAATTTGGTAGAAACTTAGCCCCGAAGGTTCAACCCTGATTTTCAAGCACTTGTCAGAGttgattaaataatttatcatcCGAAGTTTGTCTGCATAACAATTAAGTCCATGTCAGCATCATCTGCTGCCAACGTGAATCTTAACAATGTC harbors:
- the LOC109703714 gene encoding lignin-forming anionic peroxidase-like gives rise to the protein MSSKGCSFHITTCFAATVLLLLLSTFSCEAQLTPNYYDYACPQALSTIRAAVRAAIAKERRMAASLIRLHFHDCFVQGCDASLLLDDAPNIVSEKNAFQSFKSLRGFEVIDSVKSAVEEVCPGVVSCADILAVVARDSSEYVGGPTWTVKLGRRDSTTANKDLARANLPNATNDLDALVSIFARQGLSVKDMVALSGAHTIGLARCVSFRDHIYNDTDIDAGFASTRRWRCPSAGGDCNLAPLDLVTPYSFDNNYYKNLLQEKGLLHSDQVLFNGGATDDIVRVYSANQAAFYADFAAAMVKMGDICPLTGAAGEIRKVCRLVN